A single genomic interval of Psychroserpens sp. NJDZ02 harbors:
- a CDS encoding PfkB family carbohydrate kinase, translating to MSKLVIVGTVAFDAIETPFGKTDKILGGAATYIGLSASNFNVDQAAVSVVGGDFPQEYLDLLTDRNVNIEGVEIVKDGKTFFWSGKYHNDMNSRDTLATELNVLEHFNPVVPENYRDAEIVMLGNLHPMVQQGVLDQMTKKPKLAILDTMNFWMDIALDDLISVIKNVDVITINDEEARQLTGEYSLVVAARKIHEMGPKYVVIKKGEHGALLFHDDHMFYAPALPLEEVFDPTGAGDTFAGGFAGYLASTGDLSFENMKNAVIYGSTLASFCVEKFGTERMVTLKKEEVNKRLLEFKKLTQFDIELT from the coding sequence ATGAGCAAGTTAGTAATAGTAGGTACAGTAGCTTTTGACGCTATAGAAACTCCTTTTGGTAAAACCGATAAAATTCTTGGTGGAGCAGCAACTTATATAGGGTTGTCGGCTTCAAACTTTAACGTAGATCAAGCAGCAGTTTCTGTTGTAGGTGGAGATTTTCCTCAGGAATATTTAGACCTTTTGACAGATAGAAACGTAAATATCGAAGGTGTCGAAATTGTAAAAGACGGTAAAACGTTTTTTTGGAGTGGAAAATATCACAATGATATGAACTCTCGTGACACGTTAGCTACGGAATTAAATGTATTAGAACATTTTAATCCTGTAGTTCCTGAAAATTATCGTGATGCGGAGATAGTGATGTTAGGTAATTTACACCCTATGGTACAACAAGGTGTTTTAGACCAAATGACTAAAAAGCCAAAATTAGCTATTTTAGACACTATGAATTTCTGGATGGACATCGCTTTAGATGATTTAATTTCAGTAATTAAAAATGTAGATGTCATTACTATTAATGATGAAGAAGCAAGACAATTAACCGGAGAATATAGTTTAGTTGTTGCCGCTAGAAAGATTCATGAAATGGGTCCAAAATATGTAGTTATCAAAAAAGGAGAGCACGGTGCTTTACTATTCCATGATGACCATATGTTTTACGCACCTGCTTTACCATTAGAAGAAGTCTTTGATCCAACAGGAGCTGGAGATACTTTTGCTGGTGGATTTGCTGGATATTTAGCAAGCACTGGAGATCTTAGTTTTGAAAACATGAAAAATGCAGTAATCTACGGATCTACACTAGCCTCTTTTTGTGTTGAAAAATTTGGAACAGAACGTATGGTAACCTTGAAAAAAGAGGAAGTCAACAAACGTCTGCTGGAATTTAAGAAACTGACACAGTTCGATATAGAATTAACATAA
- a CDS encoding viroplasmin family protein: protein MGKKKKKYYTVWQGHHKGVFESWNDCKAQIKDYQGAQYKSFATFDAAKEALKGNYFDYIGKKKGFTSELSHEQLKKIGRPNYNSISVDAASSGNPGIMEYRGVETKSKKQLFKQGPFAEGTNNIGEFLALVHGLSFLKKHNSDLLIYTDSKTAMSWVRKKTCNSKLERNAKNKPVYDLVDRAVNWLKENDYKTTIVKWETKAWGEIPADFGRK, encoded by the coding sequence ATGGGTAAAAAAAAGAAAAAATACTACACCGTTTGGCAAGGACACCACAAAGGCGTTTTTGAATCTTGGAATGATTGCAAAGCACAAATCAAAGATTACCAAGGTGCCCAATACAAATCATTTGCCACTTTTGATGCTGCCAAAGAAGCCTTAAAAGGCAACTACTTTGACTATATTGGAAAAAAGAAAGGGTTTACCAGCGAGTTAAGCCATGAACAACTTAAAAAAATTGGTCGTCCCAATTACAATTCTATATCTGTGGATGCCGCCTCTTCTGGTAATCCTGGAATAATGGAATACCGTGGTGTAGAAACAAAATCTAAAAAACAACTATTTAAACAAGGTCCTTTTGCTGAAGGCACTAATAATATTGGCGAATTTTTAGCTTTAGTGCATGGTTTAAGTTTTTTAAAAAAACACAATAGCGACTTACTTATTTATACAGACTCTAAAACAGCTATGAGTTGGGTCCGCAAAAAAACGTGCAACTCTAAACTAGAACGCAACGCAAAAAACAAACCTGTGTACGATTTGGTTGACCGTGCAGTAAATTGGTTAAAAGAAAACGATTATAAAACCACGATAGTTAAATGGGAAACCAAAGCTTGGGGAGAAATTCCTGCAGATTTTGGTCGTAAATAA
- a CDS encoding acyl carrier protein: protein MSDIASRVKAIIVDKLGVDENEVVTEASFTNDLGADSLDTVELIMEFEKEFDIQIPDDQAENIATVGQAVSYIEAAK from the coding sequence ATGTCAGACATTGCATCAAGAGTAAAAGCGATTATCGTAGACAAATTAGGTGTTGATGAAAACGAAGTTGTAACTGAAGCTAGCTTCACGAACGACTTAGGTGCAGATTCATTAGATACTGTAGAATTAATCATGGAATTTGAAAAAGAATTCGATATCCAGATTCCAGATGACCAAGCAGAGAACATTGCAACAGTAGGTCAAGCTGTATCTTATATTGAAGCTGCTAAATAA
- a CDS encoding phosphoribosylglycinamide formyltransferase → MKRVVIFASGSGSNAENLIRFFQNRDNASVIQVLTNNPHAKVLERCKKLKVSALSFNKTALTDTDDVLNILKSNQPDLIVLAGFLWKFPEKILKAFPNRVINVHPALLPKFGGKGMYGMHVHESVVANKETETGITIHYVNEHYDEGAIIFQAKCEVLASDTALDVAEKIHKLEMEHFPLIVDKLLN, encoded by the coding sequence ATGAAACGTGTAGTAATTTTTGCGTCCGGTAGCGGAAGTAATGCTGAAAATTTAATAAGGTTTTTTCAAAATAGAGACAATGCGTCTGTTATTCAGGTATTAACTAACAATCCTCATGCCAAAGTGCTAGAGCGTTGTAAAAAACTAAAAGTTAGCGCCTTATCTTTCAACAAAACAGCACTAACTGATACTGATGACGTCCTAAACATCCTTAAATCAAACCAACCAGATCTAATTGTTCTTGCTGGTTTTTTATGGAAATTTCCTGAAAAGATATTAAAAGCGTTCCCAAACAGAGTCATAAATGTGCATCCTGCTTTGTTACCAAAATTTGGAGGAAAGGGCATGTACGGCATGCACGTGCACGAGTCTGTTGTCGCCAATAAAGAAACTGAAACAGGCATAACAATTCATTATGTAAACGAGCATTATGATGAAGGCGCCATCATTTTTCAAGCAAAATGTGAGGTTTTAGCTTCAGATACCGCCTTGGACGTCGCAGAAAAGATTCATAAATTGGAAATGGAACACTTTCCATTAATAGTCGATAAATTATTAAATTAG